One genomic window of Arachis stenosperma cultivar V10309 chromosome 10, arast.V10309.gnm1.PFL2, whole genome shotgun sequence includes the following:
- the LOC130954393 gene encoding plant UBX domain-containing protein 1: MRKVYAWDEQNSTYPRKRTINCDFRSPLHSSKSLMVIDALSPLNPKRRRFTNAYSMANLADMNERFGREIRVFETSPVSPSLNAAPSNEGDETDDFYEFTPEDYYRLLATKKEDKFLKTRKIREAEEAARRSRITKAVIRVRFPDNHTLEANFHPSETIQNLVDLVTKVIAQPEQPFYLYTTPPKKLIKDMSQDFYTAGFCPGAIVYFSYEVPKGDNTLVGSYLGEDIMALKDLHVSADQGQQSQPVQVEPESVVAPQPPPVEERKPAEKKLVKPKWLKM, translated from the exons ATGCGAAAAGTGTACGCGTGGGACGAACAAAACTCAACATATCCGAGGAAGAGAACAATCAATTGTGATTTTCGTTCTCCACTTCACTCCTCCAAGTCTCTGATGGTCATTGATGCCTTGTCTCCACTGAATCCTAAGCGGAGAAGGTTCACCAACGCTTATTCCATG GCCAATCTTGCAGATATGAATGAAAGGTTTGGGCGAGAGATTCGTGTTTTTGAAACGTCACCAGTTTCTCCATCATTAAATGCTGCACCAAGTAACG AAGGAGATGAGACAGATGACTTCTATGAGTTCACCCCAGAAGACTATTACCGACTTCTAGCTACTAAAAAGGAAG ATAAATTCTTGAAGACTCGAAAAATCCGAGAAGCAGAAGAGGCAGCTCGTAGGTCAAGAATAACGAAG GCTGTAATTCGAGTTCGTTTCCCTGATAATCACACATTGGAGGCTAACTTTCACCCATCAGAAACCATCCAGAATTTAGTTGATCTTGTGACTAAAGTGATTGCGCAGCCGGAGCAGCCATTTTATTTGT ATACCACACCGCCTAAGAAGCTGATCAAAGACATGTCTCAGGATTTCTACACTGCTGGTTTTTGCCCTGGTGCCATTGTGTACTTTTCGTACGAGGTTCCAAAAG GTGATAACACTCTTGTTGGCTCCTACTTGGGTGAAGATATCATGGCCTTGAAGGATTTACATGTATCTGCTGATCAAGGTCAGCAGTCACAGCCTGTGCAAGTGGAACCAGAGTCTGTAGTGGCACCACAACCTCCTCCTGTCGAAGAGCGAAAACCGGCTGAGAAAAAGCTTGTTAAACCAAAGTGGCTAAAAATGTGA